One window of Marinobacterium aestuarii genomic DNA carries:
- a CDS encoding lipocalin-like domain-containing protein yields the protein MNSRLSCWRPCVGILLLLLLAGSEPAPPPAADAKAGLSELTSPETGFTQARPGMTISLPQDMGAHPDYRLEWWYLNANLHSEAGEAFGVQWTLFRMGLGGRRGEDAVERPGAAGWYSDELWLAHAALSQPGKHQFASRLARGGSGQAGVKAAPFEAWIDDWQLGAVKQGAWALQTQADDFGYRLQLMPTLAAVRHGDQGFSAKSAVGGGSMYFSYPALEIQGEITLEGKTYKVSGQGWFDREWSSQLLQPDQRGWDWLALHLDDGRRLMLFRVHGATPYYAASLIQADGSSQALKPDEFSLQPLAFRDSTRGQVPVRWQVNVPAAGIELEVAAWPGDFWNPGRLSYWEGPVEVSGSHTGEGYLEMTGYGD from the coding sequence ATGAATAGCCGCCTGAGCTGCTGGCGACCCTGTGTGGGCATCTTGCTGTTGCTGTTGCTGGCAGGCTCTGAGCCTGCACCGCCGCCAGCAGCCGATGCGAAGGCTGGGCTGAGCGAACTGACATCGCCCGAGACGGGCTTTACCCAGGCTCGGCCCGGCATGACGATCTCCTTGCCCCAGGATATGGGTGCGCATCCGGACTATCGGCTGGAATGGTGGTACCTCAATGCCAACCTGCACAGCGAGGCAGGCGAGGCCTTCGGTGTGCAGTGGACGCTGTTTCGCATGGGCCTTGGCGGGCGCAGGGGGGAGGATGCAGTAGAGAGGCCCGGTGCCGCCGGCTGGTATAGCGATGAGTTGTGGCTGGCGCACGCGGCGCTGAGTCAGCCGGGAAAACATCAGTTCGCATCAAGGTTGGCACGGGGTGGCAGTGGCCAGGCCGGGGTCAAAGCTGCGCCTTTTGAGGCCTGGATCGATGACTGGCAGTTGGGTGCCGTAAAACAGGGTGCCTGGGCGCTGCAGACGCAGGCGGATGATTTTGGCTACCGCTTGCAGCTGATGCCGACCCTGGCTGCGGTACGTCACGGCGATCAGGGCTTTAGCGCCAAGTCGGCAGTGGGCGGTGGTTCTATGTATTTCAGTTATCCAGCCCTGGAAATCCAGGGAGAGATCACTCTGGAGGGCAAGACGTATAAGGTCAGCGGCCAGGGCTGGTTTGACCGTGAATGGAGCAGCCAGCTGCTGCAACCGGATCAGCGCGGCTGGGACTGGCTGGCGCTGCACCTGGATGATGGCCGTCGGCTGATGCTGTTCCGGGTACATGGCGCAACGCCGTATTATGCCGCCAGCCTGATTCAGGCCGATGGCAGCAGCCAGGCGTTGAAGCCCGATGAATTCAGTTTGCAGCCGCTGGCTTTTCGCGACAGCACGCGTGGCCAGGTGCCGGTGCGCTGGCAGGTGAATGTGCCTGCAGCGGGTATCGAACTTGAGGTGGCAGCCTGGCCTGGAGACTTCTGGAATCCGGGCCGGCTGAGTTACTGGGAAGGACCGGTGGAGGTAAGCGGCAGTCATACGGGTGAAGGCTACCTGGAAATGACCGGCTACGGCGACTGA
- a CDS encoding ABC transporter transmembrane domain-containing protein, protein MALFFQLGWFFREHWRTYSLALLMLAGVAVLNMSVPWLIGRAIDALLQAPADTDNTTPGAHYLLALCGLGLAVYLLRMGWRLILFGTSYRLGNLLRARFYQRLTRQGQAFYNVHNTGDLMARATNDIDAIELAAGEGVLSGFDGLLTLLLVLLMMFVVIDWRLALVALIPFPFMALAFYRISSAVHRHFQQALEQFSRLNDRTQEALAGIRLVKAMGRERVETSAFCTIAEEAAASNFKVARSEALFEPVIFLCMAAALALSVGFGAWLIVQQALTVGALASFIMYLGQLIWPMFAFGWLLNIVERGSAAFKRVDSLLQRPDSIDASGTSQPAGADIRLRGLTFSYPDSPTPALGQIDLNLPQGRVLGIVGPTGAGKSTLIQLLMRYWDAQQGAIELGGVGIRELQLAAVRGTFAYVPQDAFLFSISIAQNIALARPDACRADIEAAARIAAVHEDIMGFEHGYDTPVGERGVTLSGGQRQRLAIARALLTQAPVLVLDDALSAVDVHTERHILGHLRRNIGAQSCIIISHRLSAVQHADEIMVLSHGLVLERGNHAALQAADGWYSRMQAYQQLEASLEARDQELTL, encoded by the coding sequence ATGGCGTTATTTTTTCAGCTTGGCTGGTTTTTTCGTGAACACTGGCGCACCTACAGCCTGGCGCTGCTGATGCTGGCGGGTGTGGCTGTGCTGAACATGAGCGTGCCCTGGCTGATCGGCCGCGCCATCGATGCGCTGCTGCAGGCGCCGGCCGACACCGACAACACCACACCGGGCGCGCATTATCTGCTGGCGCTGTGCGGGCTGGGGTTGGCGGTCTATCTGCTGCGCATGGGCTGGCGGCTTATTCTGTTTGGCACCTCCTATCGGTTGGGCAATCTGCTGCGGGCGCGCTTCTATCAGCGCCTGACACGTCAGGGGCAGGCGTTCTACAACGTCCACAACACCGGCGATCTGATGGCCCGCGCCACCAACGATATCGATGCCATCGAGCTTGCGGCGGGCGAGGGCGTGCTGTCGGGCTTTGATGGCCTGCTGACGCTGTTGCTGGTGCTGCTGATGATGTTTGTCGTTATCGACTGGCGTCTGGCACTGGTGGCGCTGATTCCGTTTCCCTTTATGGCGCTGGCGTTCTATCGCATCTCCAGCGCCGTGCACCGTCATTTTCAGCAGGCGCTGGAGCAGTTTTCCCGCCTTAATGATCGCACCCAGGAAGCCCTGGCCGGCATTCGGCTGGTCAAGGCCATGGGGCGTGAAAGGGTTGAAACCAGTGCTTTTTGCACCATCGCCGAAGAAGCCGCGGCAAGCAACTTCAAGGTGGCGCGCAGCGAGGCGCTGTTCGAGCCGGTGATCTTCCTCTGCATGGCGGCGGCGCTGGCGCTGAGCGTGGGCTTTGGCGCCTGGCTGATTGTGCAGCAGGCGCTGACGGTCGGCGCCCTGGCCAGCTTTATCATGTATCTGGGGCAGCTGATCTGGCCGATGTTTGCCTTTGGCTGGCTGCTGAACATTGTCGAGCGTGGCAGTGCCGCCTTCAAGCGGGTAGACAGCCTGCTGCAGCGCCCGGACAGCATCGATGCCAGTGGCACCTCGCAGCCAGCGGGGGCGGATATTCGCCTGCGCGGGCTGACCTTCAGCTACCCCGATAGCCCGACGCCTGCGCTGGGGCAGATCGACCTGAACCTGCCCCAGGGGCGGGTGCTCGGGATTGTAGGCCCGACCGGCGCCGGCAAGAGCACGCTGATTCAGCTGCTGATGCGCTACTGGGATGCGCAGCAGGGGGCTATTGAGTTGGGCGGCGTTGGCATCAGGGAATTGCAGCTGGCGGCGGTGCGGGGCACTTTCGCCTATGTGCCCCAGGATGCTTTCCTGTTCAGTATCAGCATCGCGCAAAACATTGCCCTGGCCAGGCCCGATGCCTGTCGGGCGGACATCGAAGCCGCTGCCCGCATCGCGGCGGTGCACGAGGATATCATGGGCTTTGAGCACGGTTACGATACCCCGGTGGGCGAGCGTGGCGTGACTCTCTCGGGTGGGCAGCGTCAGCGTCTGGCGATAGCCCGGGCGCTGCTGACCCAGGCGCCGGTACTGGTGCTGGACGATGCGCTCTCGGCGGTAGATGTGCATACCGAGCGGCATATCCTGGGGCATCTGCGGCGCAATATCGGTGCCCAGAGCTGCATTATCATCAGCCACCGATTATCTGCGGTACAGCATGCCGACGAAATTATGGTGCTGTCCCACGGCCTTGTGCTGGAGCGTGGCAATCATGCCGCCCTGCAGGCGGCAGACGGCTGGTACAGCCGCATGCAGGCTTATCAGCAACTCGAGGCGTCACTGGAAGCCAGGGATCAGGAGCTAACGCTATGA